GCGCACCGTGGTGATCAAGACGAAGATCGGCAGGATCGCCATCGTCAGCTGGATATAGGTGACCAACAGGCGGGAGAGGCCAATGAAGCCGAGCACGCGCGATTCGGTCAGCCCGAACACGAACAGCAGCGCGACGATGCCGCCGAACACGCCGGTGTAGATCAGAAACCAGCGCGCACGCAAAGATTCGACGATGTCGAGACGGGCGGTGAGCCAGAGCTGTTTCATCGTTGCGGCTTCCTGACCTTGGCGACGACGTGTTCGGCCATGGTTGCGAAATCGACCGAGCCGGGCTGCGGCTGGGCGACGGCGCCGAAGTTGTAGCCCATCGGCGAATACTTGTTGATGTAGTGGGCGGATCTTGCATCGAGCCAGCGCACCGCGTTGCCCTGGCTGGTGACGTCGGCGACCCAGAGCTTCGTCGCTGGCTCGCGGATCCAGGGGTATTTGTCCGCCTTGTCGTGGAGGAACAGCGCAAGGCAGCCAGGATCGTCGAACTTGAAGACGTTGTTCTTCGGCCCGCCGCGCAGCTCAGCGGCAAAGCGCCGGTCGGAGATGCCCATGTTGCAGACCACGCAGGTATCGCGATCCCATTTGATCGGCTGCATGCCCTCCGGCCAGCCCTCGTCGCGCGCACAGCCGTGAAGCGCTGCAAGGGCGGCGGGAAGCGGCGCGAGCGCGAAAAGGGAAGTGCAAAACTCACGACGTTTCATTTTTTTCATGACCTCCTATCGTGCCGTCTGGTCAGCGCCGACTTTTTCGGACATGGTGAGATCCGCGAGCAGTGCGACATAACGCGAGAGCGTGCCCAAGAAACGCAGCCGGTCCGGCCCGGCCACTTCGCCGCTCCAGACGAGGCCGGAAGCATCGGCAGTGAATTTCCAGCCCGCCAGCGTCTTCGCGAATGCCGCATCGACGCGGCGCACGACGAGCCGGCAGGCGAACACGCCGGAGAGCGAGACGTCGTCGGCGACGCGGTCGTCGAGCACGATCTTGCCCATGTCCATTTCGATGACGCGATTGACCAGCGCGGCGACCTCGTCGATGCGGTGGCTGGAGATCAGCATCGTCGCATCGTGCTGGCGTTCGGCCAAAAGCTCGAAGAAGATCTTGCGCGCCGCCGGGTCGAGGTTCGCGGCCGGCTCGTCCATGATCAGGAGCTTGGCATTGCGGCCGAGCGCGATCGCAATCAAAAGCTTTTGCTTCATGCCGCCGGAG
This genomic interval from Sulfuricystis multivorans contains the following:
- a CDS encoding ABC transporter ATP-binding protein yields the protein MIRCENLTKSFRRARVLDGIDLDIALGERIALIGSNGAGKTTLIRCLLGEYVHDGKVTIDGHSPRQERAKVLGKIGFVPQLPPPLKMPVAQLIDFSAALSGADPGQIDAISDRLGLPVDTIRTRPFNRLSGGMKQKLLIAIALGRNAKLLIMDEPAANLDPAARKIFFELLAERQHDATMLISSHRIDEVAALVNRVIEMDMGKIVLDDRVADDVSLSGVFACRLVVRRVDAAFAKTLAGWKFTADASGLVWSGEVAGPDRLRFLGTLSRYVALLADLTMSEKVGADQTAR